In Thunnus thynnus chromosome 13, fThuThy2.1, whole genome shotgun sequence, the following proteins share a genomic window:
- the tlcd3a gene encoding TLC domain-containing protein 3A isoform X1, whose translation MMQQGRQVDQRGKGGTVRDRVRAAVQQAGEFQMSRSKRVNVAVGKVTREGKEAQVSRLVSSIHAVMATTAGVIVVSSCRGNVINDRHWLATYFVIWYGVPYMTYDIFAMYLSHYHRFRVKGHEEYKQHSLRTINSFVRREFLLVLHHIALLTILLPVTLFFRRDQGDFFIGCLFLTELSTPFVSLGKILIQLSLQDLWLHKANGGMVLLTFFICRIALFPYMYWMYGHHYGIPLYSVPFHLPFSANLGNSCILAPQVYWFVLLCRKGYRLYQRSRRPDSSPAAAVTDNSKDD comes from the exons ATGATGCAGCAGGGCAGGCAGGTTGAccagagagggaaagggggcaCAG TGAGGGACAGGGTGAGGGCAGCCGTCCAGCAGGCAGGGGAGTTTCAGATGAGCAG ATCCAAGAGGGTGAATGTAGCAGTAGGCAAGGTGACCAGAGAGGGAAAGGAGGCACAGGTGAGCAG gcTGGTGTCCTCCATCCATGCTGTCATGGCGACCACGGCAGGAGTCATCGTCGTGTCATCGTGCCGGGGCAACGTTATTAATGACAG GCACTGGCTGGCCACTTACTTTGTCATCTGGTACGGTGTGCCCTACATGACATACGACATCTTCGCCATGTACCTCAGCCACTACCACCGCTTCCGCGTCAAAGGGCACGAGGAGTACAAGCAGCATTCACTGAGGACCATAAACTCCTTCGTCCGCAGAGAGTTCCTGCTGGTGCTGCATCACATCGCCCTACTCACTATCCTGCTGCCTGTCACACTG TTCTTCAGAAGGGACCAGGGGGATTTCTTCATCGGTTGCTTGTTTCTAACAGAGCTCAGCACACCCTTCGTCTCCTTGGGGAAGATACTTATTCAG CTCAGCCTCCAGGACCTCTGGCTGCACAAGGCCAACGGCGGTATGGTACTACTCACCTTCTTTATTTGCCGCATAGCCCTCTTCCCCTACATGTACTGGATGTACGGCCACCACTACGGCATCCCGCTCTACAGCGTGCCCTTCCACCTGCCATTCTCCGCCAACCTGGGCAACTCTTGCATCCTGGCGCCGCAGGTCTACTGGTTCGTGCTGCTTTGCCGAAAGGGCTACCGTCTGTACCAGCGTAGCCGTAGGCCAGACTCGTCACCCGCGGCTGCTGTCACTGACAATTCTAAGGATGATTGA
- the tlcd3a gene encoding ceramide synthase isoform X3: protein MSRSKRVNVAVGKVTREGKEAQVSRLVSSIHAVMATTAGVIVVSSCRGNVINDRHWLATYFVIWYGVPYMTYDIFAMYLSHYHRFRVKGHEEYKQHSLRTINSFVRREFLLVLHHIALLTILLPVTLFFRRDQGDFFIGCLFLTELSTPFVSLGKILIQLSLQDLWLHKANGGMVLLTFFICRIALFPYMYWMYGHHYGIPLYSVPFHLPFSANLGNSCILAPQVYWFVLLCRKGYRLYQRSRRPDSSPAAAVTDNSKDD from the exons ATGAGCAG ATCCAAGAGGGTGAATGTAGCAGTAGGCAAGGTGACCAGAGAGGGAAAGGAGGCACAGGTGAGCAG gcTGGTGTCCTCCATCCATGCTGTCATGGCGACCACGGCAGGAGTCATCGTCGTGTCATCGTGCCGGGGCAACGTTATTAATGACAG GCACTGGCTGGCCACTTACTTTGTCATCTGGTACGGTGTGCCCTACATGACATACGACATCTTCGCCATGTACCTCAGCCACTACCACCGCTTCCGCGTCAAAGGGCACGAGGAGTACAAGCAGCATTCACTGAGGACCATAAACTCCTTCGTCCGCAGAGAGTTCCTGCTGGTGCTGCATCACATCGCCCTACTCACTATCCTGCTGCCTGTCACACTG TTCTTCAGAAGGGACCAGGGGGATTTCTTCATCGGTTGCTTGTTTCTAACAGAGCTCAGCACACCCTTCGTCTCCTTGGGGAAGATACTTATTCAG CTCAGCCTCCAGGACCTCTGGCTGCACAAGGCCAACGGCGGTATGGTACTACTCACCTTCTTTATTTGCCGCATAGCCCTCTTCCCCTACATGTACTGGATGTACGGCCACCACTACGGCATCCCGCTCTACAGCGTGCCCTTCCACCTGCCATTCTCCGCCAACCTGGGCAACTCTTGCATCCTGGCGCCGCAGGTCTACTGGTTCGTGCTGCTTTGCCGAAAGGGCTACCGTCTGTACCAGCGTAGCCGTAGGCCAGACTCGTCACCCGCGGCTGCTGTCACTGACAATTCTAAGGATGATTGA
- the tlcd3a gene encoding TLC domain-containing protein 3A isoform X2, which produces MLQVLACGAVVFPGLFFAFRRFLPCVFKHWSDADVVLVSERLVSSIHAVMATTAGVIVVSSCRGNVINDRHWLATYFVIWYGVPYMTYDIFAMYLSHYHRFRVKGHEEYKQHSLRTINSFVRREFLLVLHHIALLTILLPVTLFFRRDQGDFFIGCLFLTELSTPFVSLGKILIQLSLQDLWLHKANGGMVLLTFFICRIALFPYMYWMYGHHYGIPLYSVPFHLPFSANLGNSCILAPQVYWFVLLCRKGYRLYQRSRRPDSSPAAAVTDNSKDD; this is translated from the exons ATGTTGCAAGTTTTAGCTTGTGGCGCCGTAGTTTTCCCCGGTCTGTTCTTCGCCTTCAGGAGATTCCTGCCGTGTGTGTTCAAACACTGGAGCGATGCCGACGTGGTGCTGGTCAGCGAGAG gcTGGTGTCCTCCATCCATGCTGTCATGGCGACCACGGCAGGAGTCATCGTCGTGTCATCGTGCCGGGGCAACGTTATTAATGACAG GCACTGGCTGGCCACTTACTTTGTCATCTGGTACGGTGTGCCCTACATGACATACGACATCTTCGCCATGTACCTCAGCCACTACCACCGCTTCCGCGTCAAAGGGCACGAGGAGTACAAGCAGCATTCACTGAGGACCATAAACTCCTTCGTCCGCAGAGAGTTCCTGCTGGTGCTGCATCACATCGCCCTACTCACTATCCTGCTGCCTGTCACACTG TTCTTCAGAAGGGACCAGGGGGATTTCTTCATCGGTTGCTTGTTTCTAACAGAGCTCAGCACACCCTTCGTCTCCTTGGGGAAGATACTTATTCAG CTCAGCCTCCAGGACCTCTGGCTGCACAAGGCCAACGGCGGTATGGTACTACTCACCTTCTTTATTTGCCGCATAGCCCTCTTCCCCTACATGTACTGGATGTACGGCCACCACTACGGCATCCCGCTCTACAGCGTGCCCTTCCACCTGCCATTCTCCGCCAACCTGGGCAACTCTTGCATCCTGGCGCCGCAGGTCTACTGGTTCGTGCTGCTTTGCCGAAAGGGCTACCGTCTGTACCAGCGTAGCCGTAGGCCAGACTCGTCACCCGCGGCTGCTGTCACTGACAATTCTAAGGATGATTGA
- the tlcd3a gene encoding ceramide synthase isoform X4: MATTAGVIVVSSCRGNVINDRHWLATYFVIWYGVPYMTYDIFAMYLSHYHRFRVKGHEEYKQHSLRTINSFVRREFLLVLHHIALLTILLPVTLFFRRDQGDFFIGCLFLTELSTPFVSLGKILIQLSLQDLWLHKANGGMVLLTFFICRIALFPYMYWMYGHHYGIPLYSVPFHLPFSANLGNSCILAPQVYWFVLLCRKGYRLYQRSRRPDSSPAAAVTDNSKDD; encoded by the exons ATGGCGACCACGGCAGGAGTCATCGTCGTGTCATCGTGCCGGGGCAACGTTATTAATGACAG GCACTGGCTGGCCACTTACTTTGTCATCTGGTACGGTGTGCCCTACATGACATACGACATCTTCGCCATGTACCTCAGCCACTACCACCGCTTCCGCGTCAAAGGGCACGAGGAGTACAAGCAGCATTCACTGAGGACCATAAACTCCTTCGTCCGCAGAGAGTTCCTGCTGGTGCTGCATCACATCGCCCTACTCACTATCCTGCTGCCTGTCACACTG TTCTTCAGAAGGGACCAGGGGGATTTCTTCATCGGTTGCTTGTTTCTAACAGAGCTCAGCACACCCTTCGTCTCCTTGGGGAAGATACTTATTCAG CTCAGCCTCCAGGACCTCTGGCTGCACAAGGCCAACGGCGGTATGGTACTACTCACCTTCTTTATTTGCCGCATAGCCCTCTTCCCCTACATGTACTGGATGTACGGCCACCACTACGGCATCCCGCTCTACAGCGTGCCCTTCCACCTGCCATTCTCCGCCAACCTGGGCAACTCTTGCATCCTGGCGCCGCAGGTCTACTGGTTCGTGCTGCTTTGCCGAAAGGGCTACCGTCTGTACCAGCGTAGCCGTAGGCCAGACTCGTCACCCGCGGCTGCTGTCACTGACAATTCTAAGGATGATTGA